From the genome of Deinococcus sp. JMULE3, one region includes:
- a CDS encoding 3-oxoacyl-ACP synthase III family protein codes for MNPPDPVLGVRLLATAQALPERRVPTAEVARLCHVPEAIALKRSGVHERRWLSGQETALTLGTQAAREAIARAGLEIGDVDVLLNASGSQLQPIPDGAALYARELGLHGAATYSLHGTCLSFLLALQHAALLIHTARARHVLIISSEGGSVGLNPAQPESTLLIGDGAAAVLLGPPTRPGQGLHATRTETHPAGADHTRISGGGTLRHPNHPTAAPTDFTFDMQGLQVLKLASRVVPPFLERLRPGLSSGLPGITRVIPHQASQAGLDLLRRYGWPEEQVEVTLRTLGNVIAASLPLTLHQAVEARRLKEGDTALLVGTGAGLIAGGVIWEL; via the coding sequence ATGAACCCACCCGATCCCGTCCTCGGCGTGCGCCTCCTCGCCACCGCGCAGGCCCTCCCCGAACGCCGCGTGCCCACCGCCGAGGTCGCCCGGCTGTGCCACGTGCCCGAAGCCATCGCCCTGAAACGCAGCGGTGTCCACGAACGACGCTGGCTCTCCGGCCAGGAGACCGCCCTGACCCTCGGCACACAGGCCGCCCGCGAGGCCATCGCGCGCGCCGGGCTGGAGATCGGCGACGTGGACGTCCTCCTGAACGCCAGCGGCAGCCAGCTGCAACCCATCCCCGACGGCGCCGCCCTCTACGCCCGCGAACTCGGCCTGCACGGCGCCGCCACGTACTCCCTGCACGGCACCTGCCTCAGTTTCCTGCTCGCCCTCCAGCACGCCGCCCTGCTCATCCATACCGCTCGGGCGCGGCACGTCCTGATCATCAGCAGCGAAGGCGGCAGCGTCGGCCTGAACCCTGCCCAGCCCGAAAGCACCCTGCTGATCGGCGACGGGGCCGCCGCCGTCCTCCTCGGCCCACCCACCCGCCCCGGCCAGGGCCTGCACGCCACGCGCACCGAAACGCACCCCGCCGGAGCCGACCACACCCGCATCAGCGGCGGCGGCACCCTCCGCCACCCCAACCACCCAACCGCCGCCCCCACCGACTTCACGTTCGACATGCAGGGCCTCCAGGTCCTGAAACTCGCCAGCCGCGTCGTTCCGCCCTTCCTCGAACGCCTCCGCCCCGGCCTGAGCAGCGGCCTGCCGGGCATCACCCGCGTCATCCCGCATCAGGCCAGTCAGGCGGGCCTCGACCTGCTGCGCCGCTACGGCTGGCCCGAGGAACAGGTCGAAGTCACCCTCCGCACCCTGGGCAACGTCATCGCCGCCAGCCTCCCCCTCACGCTGCATCAGGCGGTCGAGGCGAGGCGGCTGAAGGAAGGGGACACGGCCCTGCTCGTCGGGACCGGAGCGGGGTTGATCGCGGGTGGGGTGATCTGGGAGCTGTGA
- a CDS encoding glycosyltransferase yields the protein MNPVDAVFTLAFWGITIPLLGWALLTIGAVLYARSTRQEVQALRGPLPRVPSVSVLVPAHNEAEVIEATVRALHAQTYPDLEILVIDDASTDDTPAILARLAGELPRLRVLNVPPGQGGKGKSRTLNLGLPHARGEVIAVYDADNTPEPDALHLLVAALLADPKLAAVNGKVRTRNRDASLLTRFIALEFMYFQWLYQGGRWQLRRLSTLMGTNYVIWHRYLTALGGFDEASLVDDTEMSFRLMQAGYGIRWVPFAVTWEQEPDTYPVWFRQRMRWSKGNFYVTFKYLPLALSHPYPLGLELLYLVLNFLVFFPSLLMSTAVLVLGLLGVAHVTLPGPFTALWVLSYLLFVGQMWLVVTLEDRRLSNYLLGPLSYFTYAQLFIPVSLGALRSYLGDALRGRQGTWVKTPRKKENA from the coding sequence GTGAATCCGGTCGACGCGGTCTTCACGCTGGCCTTCTGGGGCATCACCATTCCGCTGCTGGGCTGGGCGCTGCTGACCATCGGGGCGGTGCTGTACGCCCGCAGCACCCGGCAGGAGGTGCAGGCGCTGCGGGGGCCGCTGCCGCGCGTACCGTCCGTGAGTGTGCTGGTGCCCGCGCACAACGAGGCCGAGGTGATCGAGGCGACCGTGCGGGCCCTGCACGCGCAGACGTACCCGGACCTGGAAATCCTGGTGATCGACGACGCGTCCACTGACGACACGCCGGCCATCCTGGCGCGGCTGGCGGGGGAACTGCCGCGCCTGCGGGTGCTGAACGTCCCGCCCGGGCAGGGCGGCAAGGGCAAGTCCCGCACGCTGAACCTGGGGCTGCCGCACGCGCGGGGCGAGGTGATCGCCGTGTACGACGCGGACAACACCCCGGAACCCGACGCGCTGCACCTGCTGGTGGCGGCGCTGCTGGCCGACCCGAAACTGGCGGCCGTGAACGGCAAGGTGCGCACCCGCAACCGCGACGCGAGCCTGCTGACGCGCTTCATCGCGCTGGAATTCATGTACTTCCAGTGGCTGTACCAGGGGGGCCGCTGGCAGCTGCGGCGCCTGAGTACCCTGATGGGCACGAACTACGTCATCTGGCACCGGTACCTGACGGCGCTGGGTGGCTTCGACGAGGCGTCCCTGGTGGACGACACCGAGATGAGCTTCCGGCTGATGCAGGCCGGGTACGGGATCCGCTGGGTGCCGTTCGCGGTCACGTGGGAGCAGGAGCCCGACACGTACCCCGTGTGGTTCCGGCAGCGCATGCGCTGGAGCAAGGGGAACTTCTACGTGACCTTCAAGTACCTGCCGCTGGCGCTGTCGCACCCGTACCCGCTGGGGCTGGAACTGCTGTACCTCGTGCTGAATTTCCTGGTGTTCTTCCCGTCGCTGCTCATGAGCACGGCCGTGCTCGTGCTGGGGCTGCTGGGCGTGGCGCACGTGACCCTGCCGGGACCGTTCACGGCGCTGTGGGTGCTGTCGTACCTGCTGTTCGTGGGGCAGATGTGGCTGGTCGTGACGCTGGAGGACCGCCGCCTGAGCAACTACCTGCTTGGCCCGCTGAGTTACTTCACGTACGCGCAGCTGTTCATTCCGGTCAGCCTGGGTGCGCTGCGGTCGTACCTGGGAGACGCGCTGCGGGGCCGGCAGGGCACCTGGGTGAAGACGCCCCGCAAGAAGGAGAACGCGTGA